Proteins encoded together in one Anguilla anguilla isolate fAngAng1 chromosome 9, fAngAng1.pri, whole genome shotgun sequence window:
- the LOC118234952 gene encoding prenylcysteine oxidase-like, translated as MMLQCLSLRCVLILASSLSVLGDSDSAQRDGAPPSKIAIIGAGIGGTATAHFLRQNFGPEVRIDVFEKGTVGGRLATVTVNHQEYESGGSIIHSLNLHMQDFVKQLGLKHRRSVAGKTAVFNGEEFILEETDWYLLDLFRLWWRYGISFIRLQMWVEEIMEKFMRIYKYQAHGYAFSSVEELLSSLGGTGFLNMTRRSLSESLLELGVSQRFIDEVIAPIMRVNYGQNISIPAFVGAVSLAGAQANLWAVEGGNKLVCLGLLKLAKANLIQAAVTTISPHTTGESSQYQLTYEGPTDKDSGLYDIVVVATPLQDGVGAGISFRGFAPELPAVGGTYHQTVASIVHGYLNCSYFGFPDPKLFPFASVLTTDNPELFFNSVGCVCPVNVSAGFRRKQAQEAGVYKVFSQQPLGRAELKTIFRSYYSVQVTDWQAYPRYGSARELPPIVLHDGLYYLNGIEWAGSAMEMSSVAAKNIALLAYHRWSRQLEMIDQKDLMHKIKTEL; from the exons ATGATGCTCCAATGTCTGTCGTTGCGATGTGTTCTGATCTTGGCATCATCACTGTCTGTGCTCGGAGATTCCGATTCTGCACAACGGGACGGAGCACCCCCTTCTAAAATAG CCATAATCGGAGCAGGAATCGGCGGAACTGCAACAGCCCATTTTCTGCGCCAGAACTTTGGACCGGAGGTGCGCATCGACGTGTTCGAGAAGGGCACGGTCGGGGGGCGACTCGCAACGGTCACTGTCAACCACCAGGAATACGAGTCCGGGGGCTCTATCATCCACTCCCTAAACCTGCACATGCAAGACTTCGTGAAGCAGTTGG GACTGAAGCACCGCAGGAGTGTGGCGGGAAAGACGGCCGTGTTTAACGGGGAGGAGTTCATCCTGGAGGAGACTGACTGGTATCTCCTGGACCTCTTCCGTCTTTGGTGGCGCTATGGCATCAGTTTCATCCGCCTGCAGATGTGGGTTGAGGAGATCATGGAGAAGTTCATGAG GATTTATAAGTACCAGGCCCATGGCTACGCCTTCAGCTCGGTGGAGGAGCTGCTGAGCTCCCTGGGCGGCACCGGGTTCCTGAACATGACCCGTCGCTCCCTGTCAGAGTCGCTGCTGGAGCTGGGGGTGTCCCAGCGGTTCATCGACGAGGTCATCGCCCCCATCATGAGGGTCAACTACGGGCAGAACATCAGCATTCCCGCCTTCGTGG GTGCCGTGTCACTGGCAGGTGCTCAGGCCAACCTGTGGGCTGTGGAAGGGGGAAACAAGCTGGTGTGCCTTGGGCTGCTTAAGCTGGCGAAGGCCAACCTGATCCAGGCAGCAGTCACCACCATATCACCCCACACCACAG GGGAATCCAGCCAGTATCAGCTCACCTACGAAGGCCCGACGGACAAGGACTCAGGACTCTATGACATCGTGGTGGTGGCCACGCCCCTGCAGGACGGTGTGGGCGCGGGCATTTCCTTCCGGGGCTTCGCGCCGGAGCTGCCCGCCGTCGGGGGCACGTACCACCAAACGGTGGCGTCCATCGTCCATGGCTACCTGAACTGCTCCTACTTCGGCTTCCCGGACCCCAAGCTCTTCCCCTTCGCCAGCGTGCTGACCACTGACAACCCGGAGCTGTTCTTCAACAGCGTGGGCTGCGTGTGCCCCGTCAACGTCAGCGCGGGCTTCCGCCGCAAGCAGGCCCAGGAGGCGGGCGTCTACAAGGTgttctcccagcagcccctgggcAGGGCCGAGCTGAAGACCATCTTCCGCTCGTACTACTCTGTGCAGGTGACGGACTGGCAGGCGTACCCGCGCTACGGCAGTGCCCGGGAGCTGCCGCCCATCGTCCTGCACGACGGCCTCTACTACCTCAATGGCATTGAGTGGGCGGGCAGCGCCATGGAGATGAGCTCGGTGGCGGCCAAGAACATCGCGCTGCTGGCCTACCACCGCTGGAGCCGCCAGCTGGAGATGATCGACCAGAAAGACCTGATGCACAAGATCAAGACTGAGCTGTGA